Proteins encoded within one genomic window of Cyanobacteriota bacterium:
- the pntB gene encoding Re/Si-specific NAD(P)(+) transhydrogenase subunit beta, protein MNSLITIAYIAASALFILSLGGLSNQETARRGNLYGILGMVIAVVATTASISTQSYLTLGLSVLPGVVIGAIVASKVAMTSMPELVAILHSFVGAAAVLVGIANYLHPDASLIGVEKIIHNVEIFVGVFIGAVTFTGSVVAFGKLRALITSKPLLLPARHVLNLAMLGASIYLGWLFMNTPNGLLPLLVMTAIAGVLGLHLVLAIGGADMPVVISMLNSYSGWAAAAAGFMLSNDLLIITGALVGSSGAILSYIMCKAMNRHFLSVILGGFGAESGATPAGSAAQTGGEATPTTVDETAQLLQQAKSVIIVPGYGMAVAQAQYAVSDMVKLLRKQGTLVRFGIHPVAGRLPGHMNVLLAEAKVPYDIVLEMEEINHDFPETDVALVIGANDTVNPSAIEDPSSPIAGMPVLEVWKAKTTIVLKRSLASGYAGVENPLFYKANTRMLFGDAKKNLDTLLSYLRSDHATPAETSKQPTVALT, encoded by the coding sequence ATGAACAGCTTAATCACAATTGCTTATATTGCAGCCAGTGCTCTATTTATCTTGAGTTTGGGTGGCTTGTCTAACCAAGAAACTGCCCGCCGGGGAAACCTCTACGGCATCCTAGGGATGGTGATTGCCGTCGTGGCCACCACAGCAAGCATTAGCACCCAGAGCTATCTCACCTTAGGTTTGTCAGTATTGCCAGGAGTGGTGATTGGGGCAATCGTTGCCTCTAAGGTTGCCATGACCTCAATGCCTGAGCTGGTAGCTATTCTCCATAGCTTTGTGGGGGCAGCGGCTGTCTTGGTTGGCATCGCTAACTATCTGCATCCCGATGCCTCTCTGATAGGGGTGGAAAAAATAATCCACAATGTCGAGATCTTTGTAGGTGTGTTCATTGGAGCTGTAACCTTCACCGGATCTGTAGTTGCCTTTGGCAAGTTGCGGGCACTAATCACCAGCAAGCCCCTGTTGTTGCCAGCGCGGCATGTGCTAAACCTAGCGATGCTAGGAGCTTCTATTTACCTAGGTTGGTTGTTTATGAACACGCCCAATGGGTTGTTGCCCTTGTTGGTGATGACAGCGATCGCCGGAGTTTTAGGGCTGCACCTAGTGTTGGCGATCGGAGGAGCTGATATGCCCGTAGTCATCTCGATGCTCAATAGTTACTCTGGTTGGGCAGCAGCAGCGGCTGGTTTTATGCTCTCCAATGACCTGTTGATTATCACGGGTGCCCTTGTGGGTAGCAGCGGTGCCATTCTTAGCTACATCATGTGTAAAGCTATGAACCGCCACTTCTTGAGCGTAATCTTGGGTGGTTTCGGGGCAGAGAGTGGGGCAACTCCAGCGGGTAGTGCGGCGCAGACAGGCGGCGAGGCCACGCCAACAACCGTGGATGAGACTGCTCAATTGCTGCAACAAGCGAAAAGTGTGATTATCGTGCCGGGTTATGGTATGGCCGTTGCCCAAGCTCAGTACGCTGTCTCTGATATGGTCAAGCTATTGCGCAAGCAAGGTACACTAGTACGGTTCGGTATTCATCCAGTGGCTGGTCGTTTGCCGGGCCATATGAATGTGCTCTTAGCCGAAGCCAAGGTGCCCTACGACATTGTGCTGGAAATGGAAGAAATCAATCATGACTTTCCTGAAACCGATGTGGCCTTGGTAATTGGAGCGAATGACACCGTTAATCCCAGCGCGATCGAGGATCCTAGCAGCCCGATCGCAGGGATGCCCGTGCTGGAGGTCTGGAAAGCTAAGACTACGATCGTCCTCAAGCGTAGCCTAGCTAGTGGCTATGCCGGAGTAGAAAACCCTCTGTTCTACAAAGCTAACACTCGCATGTTGTTTGGTGACGCGAAGAAGAACTTGGATACTCTGCTAAGCTACCTACGCAGTGACCATGCAACTCCGGCTGAAACCAGTAAACAACCCACTGTTGCTCTCACCTGA